One region of uncultured Sulfurimonas sp. genomic DNA includes:
- a CDS encoding polyprenyl synthetase family protein, producing the protein MQNFEAFLLDNLPKSKSIHPDYEKALSAMLVAGGKRFRPALLLGVVNAYNPLMLDGARHAAYAVELLHTYSLIHDDLPAMDDSPLRRGNPTLHVLYDEVTAILVGDALNTYSFEVLSQAPFSDYTRVRLIQELAKNGGLNGMVLGQAIDCYFENKPLNVADIKILHINKTAKLIAASLKMGAIIVGDEKLGDKLYDFGINLGLLFQIQDDILDVTQSSEEAGKLTNNDEDKNSFVTILGLDVAMSEADNLASQLINEMNSFDENLQNELSLLLTKYINRHKN; encoded by the coding sequence ATGCAAAATTTTGAAGCTTTTTTATTAGATAATTTACCAAAATCCAAGAGTATTCATCCTGATTATGAAAAAGCACTGAGTGCTATGCTTGTAGCTGGGGGAAAAAGATTTAGACCTGCTCTTCTTTTGGGCGTTGTAAATGCATATAATCCACTTATGTTAGATGGTGCTAGGCACGCGGCTTATGCAGTTGAACTGCTCCATACTTACTCTCTTATTCATGATGACTTACCTGCTATGGATGACTCTCCACTTCGCCGTGGAAATCCTACCCTACACGTACTTTATGATGAAGTAACTGCTATTTTAGTGGGAGATGCGCTTAATACTTACTCCTTTGAAGTTTTAAGCCAAGCACCTTTTTCTGACTACACAAGAGTAAGATTAATCCAAGAATTGGCAAAAAATGGTGGATTAAATGGAATGGTTTTGGGTCAAGCTATTGACTGTTACTTTGAAAATAAACCGCTAAATGTTGCTGATATAAAGATTTTACATATAAACAAAACAGCAAAACTTATAGCCGCATCTCTAAAGATGGGTGCTATTATAGTTGGAGATGAAAAACTAGGCGATAAGCTTTATGACTTTGGTATAAATCTAGGACTTCTTTTTCAAATCCAAGATGACATATTAGATGTTACACAGAGTTCTGAAGAAGCAGGAAAGCTTACAAACAATGATGAGGACAAAAATAGCTTCGTTACTATTTTGGGACTTGATGTTGCAATGAGTGAAGCTGATAATTTAGCATCTCAATTAATAAACGAAATGAATAGTTTTGATGAGAACTTACAAAATGAGTTGTCCCTACTATTAACAAAATACATAAATAGACATAAAAACTAA
- the tkt gene encoding transketolase: protein MSNVMRQKMANSIRFLAADMVQEANSGHPGAPMGLADIAVVLSEHLRHNPKNPEWLNRDRLVFSGGHATGLIYSLYYLWGYGLEVEDLKNFRQLDSKTPGHPEFGHTKGIEITTGPLGQGIANAVGFSMASKFVGAQTNSETAALIDHNVYCLCGDGDLEEGISYEACSIAGHNKLDNLILIYDSNRITIEGSTELSISENIRGRFESQGWDVLECDGHNFDEIDASITTAKSNKKPTIIIANTVIAKGGGKLEGSHHSHGAPLGDDVIAQAKTEAGFDADKKFFVDADVMARFRCAIEEGDLLEREWIHSQKTMPLMEQNEALEALQNPDFSRIEYPTFDKADATRSTNGKIMNAIAKGVPSFLGGSADLSPSNKTNLNDMGVFPKGRNIYFGIREHAMASIVNAMALYGPLLPFSATFFVFSDYLKPAARIAALAGIQQFFIWTHDSIGVGEDGPTHQPIEHLSQFRSLPNFYVWRPADGQENVEAWKVALEMKKSPSAFVCSRQNLSVLPKPVTGSIDRGGYILSFDENPSITLMASGSEVELALKVKERLNEMGVKVNVASIPCYDLFIEQDSSYIDSIIKPLTKKVAIEAARGLEWYRLADEVIGMDSFGASAPADKLFEKFGFSVDAIIKQIN from the coding sequence ATGAGTAATGTAATGCGTCAAAAGATGGCAAATAGTATAAGATTTTTAGCAGCAGATATGGTACAAGAGGCAAACTCTGGTCACCCTGGTGCGCCAATGGGTCTTGCAGATATAGCAGTAGTTTTGAGTGAGCATCTTCGTCACAATCCTAAAAATCCAGAGTGGTTAAACCGCGATAGATTAGTGTTTTCAGGCGGACATGCAACAGGGCTTATCTACTCTCTTTATTATCTTTGGGGATACGGTCTTGAAGTAGAAGACTTAAAAAACTTTCGTCAACTAGACTCTAAAACTCCTGGGCATCCAGAGTTTGGACACACTAAAGGCATCGAGATTACAACTGGGCCACTAGGTCAAGGTATTGCAAATGCTGTTGGTTTTTCTATGGCTTCAAAGTTTGTTGGTGCTCAAACTAACTCTGAGACAGCAGCTCTTATAGATCATAATGTTTACTGTTTGTGTGGAGATGGAGACTTAGAAGAGGGTATCTCTTATGAAGCTTGTTCTATCGCTGGACACAACAAGCTTGATAATCTAATCCTTATCTATGATTCAAACCGCATCACTATTGAGGGTTCAACAGAGTTAAGCATCTCTGAAAATATTCGTGGTCGTTTCGAGTCTCAAGGTTGGGATGTTTTAGAGTGTGATGGTCATAATTTTGATGAGATAGATGCATCTATAACTACTGCAAAATCAAACAAAAAACCTACTATTATCATAGCAAATACTGTTATAGCAAAAGGTGGTGGCAAATTAGAGGGCTCTCATCACTCTCATGGTGCTCCTTTAGGTGACGATGTTATAGCTCAGGCAAAAACTGAAGCTGGTTTTGATGCAGACAAAAAGTTTTTCGTAGATGCTGATGTTATGGCAAGATTTAGATGCGCTATAGAAGAGGGAGATTTGTTAGAGCGTGAGTGGATTCATTCTCAAAAAACTATGCCTCTAATGGAACAAAATGAAGCTTTAGAAGCTTTGCAAAATCCTGATTTTTCTCGTATAGAATATCCTACTTTTGATAAAGCAGATGCTACTCGTTCAACAAACGGAAAAATCATGAACGCTATTGCTAAAGGTGTTCCAAGTTTCTTAGGTGGTTCAGCAGATTTAAGTCCATCAAACAAAACTAACTTAAATGATATGGGTGTTTTTCCAAAGGGAAGAAATATTTACTTTGGTATCCGTGAGCACGCAATGGCATCTATAGTAAATGCAATGGCACTTTATGGACCACTTTTACCTTTTTCAGCTACATTTTTTGTTTTCTCAGACTATTTAAAACCAGCAGCTCGCATCGCTGCACTTGCTGGCATCCAGCAGTTTTTTATCTGGACACACGATAGCATCGGTGTTGGTGAAGATGGACCGACTCATCAACCTATTGAACATCTTTCACAATTTCGTTCACTTCCAAATTTTTATGTTTGGAGACCTGCGGATGGGCAAGAGAATGTTGAAGCTTGGAAAGTTGCTTTAGAGATGAAAAAATCTCCATCTGCATTTGTATGTTCTCGTCAAAATCTTTCAGTACTTCCAAAGCCTGTTACTGGTTCTATAGACCGTGGAGGCTATATCCTTTCATTTGATGAAAATCCTAGTATTACACTTATGGCTAGTGGAAGTGAAGTAGAGTTAGCTCTTAAAGTAAAAGAGAGACTAAATGAAATGGGTGTAAAGGTAAATGTTGCATCTATACCTTGTTATGATCTTTTTATAGAGCAAGATTCATCTTACATAGATTCAATCATTAAACCACTTACGAAAAAGGTAGCTATAGAAGCTGCTCGTGGTTTAGAGTGGTATAGACTAGCTGATGAGGTTATCGGTATGGATAGTTTTGGTGCATCTGCTCCAGCTGATAAACTTTTTGAAAAGTTTGGTTTTTCAGTAGATGCTATTATAAAACAAATCAACTAA
- a CDS encoding TolC family protein, which translates to MVKTFFIIFFLLAFNLLASDKTLIRLNKQDIINEQKKEIEANAQKLKYDWIAPLNLSSSYTKSDTNSNAISDTSIKLNQDIFRSGGIIYKIDYANVKLKNALDSLALANTSMYQELFTGLLEYKKLHSMLKQNHFTLLNTEIDVFLKTQQYETGDADITELNRALREKNAALKLKLTAKQTLIEKEIALKKLTDIELDSIDVPKFELISQDEYKQTNYNLLVASTNKELSDKEYKITKSSYMPTLSVNGAYGYMDNPNINFNDDYYTIGATLSIPLDFNTKVTLQESKAIYMQNSLKIQESKIDEMANYKASVSKIETYKQHKKVIQDNIELYAKLIDITEKAVKSGLKTGYDLQTLQNTKKIDELELEISDINIQIELAKLIFTTKKGENYYE; encoded by the coding sequence ATGGTTAAAACTTTTTTTATAATATTTTTTTTGTTGGCATTTAATCTTTTGGCATCAGATAAAACACTTATTCGACTCAACAAACAAGATATTATCAATGAGCAAAAAAAAGAGATAGAAGCAAACGCTCAAAAGCTTAAATATGATTGGATAGCTCCACTTAATTTATCTTCTTCTTATACAAAAAGCGATACAAACAGCAATGCAATATCTGATACATCAATAAAGCTAAATCAAGATATTTTTCGTTCAGGTGGGATTATTTACAAGATTGATTATGCAAATGTAAAACTAAAAAATGCTCTTGATTCTTTAGCTTTGGCTAACACATCTATGTATCAAGAATTATTTACAGGTTTACTAGAGTATAAAAAATTACACTCCATGTTAAAGCAAAATCATTTTACACTACTAAATACAGAGATAGATGTCTTTTTAAAAACTCAACAATATGAAACTGGAGATGCAGATATAACTGAATTAAATCGTGCACTCAGAGAAAAAAATGCAGCTCTAAAATTAAAACTTACAGCAAAACAGACGTTGATTGAAAAGGAGATAGCGTTAAAAAAACTAACTGACATAGAGCTTGATAGTATAGATGTTCCTAAATTTGAGCTAATTTCACAAGATGAGTATAAGCAAACAAACTATAATTTACTTGTTGCATCAACGAATAAAGAACTCTCAGACAAAGAGTATAAAATTACAAAATCTTCTTATATGCCAACTCTTAGTGTTAATGGAGCTTATGGTTATATGGACAATCCAAATATAAACTTCAATGATGATTATTACACTATTGGTGCAACGCTAAGTATCCCACTAGATTTTAATACTAAAGTAACACTTCAAGAGAGTAAGGCTATTTATATGCAAAACAGCTTGAAGATACAAGAGAGTAAGATAGATGAAATGGCAAATTATAAAGCGAGTGTGAGTAAAATAGAGACTTACAAACAACATAAAAAAGTAATACAAGACAATATTGAACTCTATGCAAAACTTATAGATATTACTGAAAAAGCAGTGAAATCAGGTTTAAAGACAGGATATGACTTACAAACCTTACAAAATACAAAAAAAATAGATGAGTTAGAGTTAGAAATAAGTGATATAAACATTCAAATAGAGTTAGCAAAACTAATATTTACAACAAAAAAAGGAGAAAATTATTATGAGTAG
- a CDS encoding efflux RND transporter periplasmic adaptor subunit, producing the protein MSSMDAQEIRKTLESQKKGSGFKKLIFIITILTVIAVAIFILFFHDSKQNTSYNTTPAVKKDLVVTVSATGNLEPTNSVDVGIEVSGTIIEIYVDYNDVVTKGQVLAKLDTTKLLSQVNSTQAALNVAQANLLESKIGVKDALRELQRVQKLYKATNGNYPSIKEIDSASIAYEKSKANYSALEAQKAQAIALLETNQENLRKAIVVSPIDGVVLSRNIEVGQSLVATMQMPTLFTLAQDLKKMEVIVSVDEADVGQVRQGQKVSFTVDAYSDKVFEGFIKQVRKNSVEVDNVVTYETVVSVDNSDLLLLPGMTVSADITTKVVKNALLIPNAALRFSPPKESKKSSQIRFFGPPPIKEKTDLSINSKRVWVLKENQAQSIPIELGDSDGISSVIIAGNISVDDKIILGIKESVK; encoded by the coding sequence ATGAGTAGTATGGATGCACAAGAAATTAGAAAAACTTTAGAGTCTCAAAAAAAAGGAAGTGGGTTTAAAAAATTAATTTTTATTATAACTATTCTTACTGTTATTGCTGTTGCAATTTTTATTCTTTTTTTTCATGATAGTAAGCAAAATACAAGCTACAACACTACTCCTGCGGTAAAAAAAGACTTAGTTGTAACAGTCTCAGCTACTGGGAATTTAGAACCTACAAATAGTGTAGATGTTGGGATTGAAGTCTCTGGAACTATAATCGAGATATATGTTGATTACAATGATGTTGTTACAAAAGGACAAGTTTTAGCAAAGCTTGATACTACGAAACTACTATCTCAAGTCAATAGTACACAAGCAGCATTAAATGTAGCGCAAGCCAATCTTTTAGAGAGTAAAATAGGTGTAAAAGATGCTTTAAGAGAGTTACAAAGAGTGCAAAAACTTTATAAGGCAACGAATGGAAACTATCCTTCTATTAAAGAGATAGATAGTGCTTCTATCGCTTATGAAAAGAGCAAAGCAAATTATAGCGCACTAGAAGCTCAAAAAGCTCAGGCAATAGCTCTACTTGAGACAAACCAAGAGAATTTAAGAAAAGCAATAGTTGTCTCACCTATAGATGGTGTAGTTTTAAGTCGTAACATAGAAGTAGGACAAAGTTTAGTAGCGACTATGCAGATGCCAACTCTTTTTACTCTTGCACAAGACTTAAAAAAAATGGAAGTTATAGTGAGTGTTGACGAGGCAGATGTTGGGCAGGTTCGACAAGGTCAAAAAGTTTCATTTACGGTAGATGCTTATTCAGATAAAGTTTTTGAAGGTTTTATAAAACAAGTGAGAAAAAACTCTGTTGAGGTAGATAATGTGGTGACTTATGAGACTGTTGTAAGTGTTGACAACTCTGACTTGCTACTTCTCCCAGGTATGACAGTCTCAGCGGACATTACAACAAAGGTAGTTAAAAATGCTCTTTTAATTCCAAATGCGGCACTACGTTTTTCTCCTCCTAAAGAGAGTAAAAAAAGTAGCCAAATTAGATTTTTTGGACCGCCACCAATAAAAGAAAAAACAGATTTATCCATAAACTCTAAGCGAGTATGGGTTTTAAAAGAGAATCAAGCTCAAAGTATTCCTATAGAGTTAGGAGATAGTGATGGGATTAGCAGTGTGATTATTGCAGGAAATATTTCTGTAGATGATAAAATAATTTTAGGAATAAAAGAGAGTGTTAAATGA
- a CDS encoding ABC transporter ATP-binding protein has product MSDNEPLISLKSITKSYGEGEAKTFALKGIDLDIHEGEFVAIMGASGSGKSTAMNIIGCLDVPSSGTYLFKGIDVGELNRNQKAILRRNYLGFIFQGFNLLGRTTALENVELPLVYRGIEVKKRIDMSNDALIKVGLSAVADHTPAELSGGQQQRVAIARAIATNPLVILADEPTGNLDSVRSKEIMELLASFNKMQKITIIMVTHEEDMAAYATRTIFFKDGLIIKDTSRGEL; this is encoded by the coding sequence ATGAGTGATAATGAGCCACTAATCTCTTTAAAGTCTATTACGAAATCTTATGGAGAGGGTGAAGCAAAAACCTTTGCTCTAAAGGGAATAGACTTGGACATTCATGAGGGTGAATTTGTAGCTATTATGGGTGCGAGTGGTTCTGGAAAATCTACAGCTATGAATATTATAGGCTGTTTAGATGTGCCATCTTCTGGAACATATCTTTTTAAAGGTATTGATGTTGGAGAGTTAAACAGAAATCAAAAAGCAATTCTTCGTCGTAACTATTTAGGATTTATTTTTCAAGGGTTTAATCTTTTAGGAAGAACAACAGCCTTAGAAAATGTAGAATTGCCTCTTGTGTATCGTGGAATAGAAGTTAAAAAACGCATAGATATGTCAAACGATGCCTTAATAAAAGTAGGGCTATCTGCTGTAGCAGATCATACTCCAGCAGAGCTTTCAGGTGGACAACAACAACGCGTTGCAATAGCACGAGCAATAGCTACAAACCCTTTAGTTATTTTAGCAGATGAACCTACGGGAAATCTCGATAGTGTAAGAAGTAAAGAGATTATGGAGCTTCTAGCATCTTTTAATAAAATGCAAAAGATTACTATTATTATGGTTACACATGAAGAAGATATGGCTGCATACGCAACAAGAACAATATTTTTTAAAGATGGCTTGATTATTAAAGACACTAGTAGAGGAGAGCTGTAA
- a CDS encoding ABC transporter permease, whose amino-acid sequence MLWNAFLLAAREIRRNVLRSILTILGIVIGVASVIAMVMLGDSTTAKVTSGISKLGSNMLIVLPGQERRGPPTSGKDKKQPFDMDDVQAIQREISGIKAVAPMSSASVTAVYGNENYSTTAYGTNNDYFIVKDWVFKDGEAFNSSELNAGKSVCIIGESVRKELFGSNSPIGEKIRLGTFSCRVKGLLESKGSSSFGMDQDDLIVVPMKMLQRRLTGTQDISNISISVKDGISSDTVTNSLRLLLRERRNIKGNDDENFHIRDMKDIIETLSSTTGMLTMLLGAVAAISLVVGGIGIMNIMLVSVTERTREIGIRLAIGAFEREVLLQFLVESVVLSALGGVVGIILGLLITVGVTILFKLPFIMNEGIIVLAFVFSTLIGIVFGYFPAKKAANLNPIDALRHE is encoded by the coding sequence ATGTTGTGGAATGCTTTTTTATTAGCAGCTCGTGAAATAAGACGAAATGTTTTACGTTCTATTCTTACTATTTTAGGTATTGTTATTGGAGTGGCATCTGTAATAGCTATGGTAATGCTTGGTGATAGTACAACAGCCAAGGTCACAAGTGGCATCTCAAAACTTGGTAGCAATATGCTTATAGTTTTGCCAGGACAGGAGAGACGAGGACCTCCGACAAGTGGGAAAGATAAAAAACAGCCTTTTGATATGGATGATGTGCAAGCTATACAAAGAGAGATAAGTGGCATAAAAGCAGTTGCTCCAATGAGTAGCGCAAGCGTTACCGCTGTATATGGAAATGAAAACTACTCTACTACAGCCTATGGTACAAATAATGATTACTTTATTGTAAAAGACTGGGTATTTAAAGATGGAGAAGCGTTTAATAGCTCTGAGCTTAATGCTGGAAAGTCTGTTTGTATTATAGGAGAGAGTGTAAGAAAAGAGCTTTTTGGCTCTAACTCACCCATAGGCGAAAAGATTCGGCTTGGTACATTTTCATGTAGAGTTAAAGGGCTTTTAGAATCAAAAGGGAGTTCCTCTTTTGGAATGGATCAAGATGATTTAATTGTAGTACCTATGAAGATGTTACAAAGAAGATTAACTGGAACACAAGATATTAGTAATATAAGTATTTCTGTTAAAGATGGCATCTCATCAGATACTGTGACAAATAGCCTAAGACTACTCTTAAGAGAAAGAAGAAACATAAAAGGTAATGATGATGAGAATTTTCATATTAGAGATATGAAAGATATTATCGAGACGCTCTCATCTACCACGGGAATGCTTACAATGCTTTTGGGTGCAGTTGCTGCGATTAGTCTTGTTGTTGGAGGTATAGGCATTATGAATATTATGCTTGTCTCTGTGACTGAGAGAACAAGAGAGATAGGTATTCGTTTAGCTATTGGAGCTTTTGAGAGAGAAGTTTTACTACAGTTTTTAGTAGAGTCTGTAGTTCTCTCAGCTCTTGGCGGTGTTGTTGGAATAATTTTAGGTCTATTAATTACCGTAGGTGTAACAATTCTTTTTAAATTACCATTTATAATGAATGAAGGAATTATAGTTTTGGCATTTGTTTTTTCAACATTAATTGGAATAGTTTTTGGATATTTTCCAGCTAAAAAAGCAGCAAATCTTAATCCAATAGATGCTCTAAGACATGAGTAA
- a CDS encoding AEC family transporter has protein sequence MSSIIFSILSIYIFIVIGFIAKMSFKEQIDDKTITLINVYFLQVFLTFWGLLIRPIDITLLYAPSIYLGIVVVLLLVSILVAKKLFSSAKEYSVATVAAIIGNTGNLGIPINIAIFGEESIPYTTVVNLVNVFIVYTVGVFYYSRGSFDTKTSLLNIVKLPILWAAILAIALSIYGYKPSGVILNTLMMGAYASMTMQLFLFGIYLYGTKIQEISKSLVLWVLASKFLILPAIAFLVLVNIELDAMIKGIIFIELMMPLAVANVNLASLYDCSPRVVTALVFLSSVLFLGVIFIAVKILNYL, from the coding sequence ATGAGTTCAATAATATTTTCAATCCTCAGTATATATATCTTCATTGTTATAGGCTTCATTGCAAAGATGAGTTTTAAAGAACAGATTGATGATAAAACTATCACACTTATAAATGTTTACTTCTTACAAGTTTTTTTAACTTTTTGGGGACTTCTTATTCGTCCTATTGACATCACACTTCTTTATGCTCCTAGCATCTATCTTGGCATCGTAGTTGTACTTTTGTTAGTTTCCATCCTTGTTGCAAAAAAACTTTTCTCCTCTGCAAAAGAGTATAGCGTAGCAACAGTTGCCGCCATCATCGGAAACACTGGAAACCTTGGCATCCCTATAAATATAGCCATCTTTGGTGAAGAGTCTATTCCCTACACGACAGTTGTAAATCTTGTAAATGTTTTCATAGTCTATACTGTCGGTGTTTTTTACTACTCACGTGGAAGTTTTGATACTAAAACATCTCTGCTAAATATCGTAAAACTTCCTATTCTTTGGGCGGCAATACTTGCAATAGCTCTTAGCATCTACGGTTATAAACCTTCAGGCGTAATTTTAAATACTCTTATGATGGGCGCTTATGCATCTATGACTATGCAACTTTTTTTATTTGGCATCTATCTTTATGGTACAAAGATTCAAGAGATTAGTAAGAGTTTAGTTCTCTGGGTTTTAGCATCTAAGTTTTTGATACTTCCAGCCATCGCATTTTTAGTTCTGGTAAATATAGAGTTAGATGCTATGATAAAAGGAATAATTTTTATAGAACTTATGATGCCACTCGCCGTTGCAAATGTAAACTTAGCATCCTTATATGACTGCTCTCCAAGAGTTGTGACTGCTTTGGTATTTTTGTCTTCTGTACTTTTTTTAGGAGTTATATTTATAGCTGTAAAAATTTTAAATTATCTTTAG
- a CDS encoding thioredoxin family protein encodes MQTIENINNTIKENLAVMVYFSAPSCNVCHALKPKLLDALDANFDDFKVESVDISQNEDIAPYFGVFSIPTILVFLDGKEFLRKSRNMSIDEVIREIKRPYEIMKS; translated from the coding sequence ATGCAAACAATTGAAAATATAAATAATACAATAAAAGAAAACCTTGCAGTGATGGTCTATTTCTCAGCTCCAAGCTGTAATGTCTGTCATGCACTAAAACCTAAGCTTTTAGATGCGTTAGATGCTAACTTCGATGACTTTAAAGTAGAGAGTGTTGATATCTCACAAAATGAAGATATTGCTCCTTATTTTGGTGTCTTTAGCATCCCTACAATTTTAGTCTTTTTAGATGGAAAAGAGTTTTTGAGAAAGTCAAGAAACATGAGTATTGATGAGGTTATACGTGAGATCAAAAGACCTTACGAGATAATGAAATCTTGA
- a CDS encoding SDR family NAD(P)-dependent oxidoreductase, protein MSKKSILITGCSSGIGYDTAHYLHNNGYKVYASARDAKDVERLKNEGLDAYKLDVTSADDISRVLNDITKDGSKLYAVFNNAGYGQPGAVEDITTEVLKEQFETNFFGLHELTRQSLKIMRKQGYGRIIQHSSVLGIISLRFRGAYNASKYAIEGLCDTLRLELMESDIYVCTINTGPVRSDFRKNAIKNFKKNVASKGSIFEKEYEKELLSVKEKDSDFFTKNSGVVIKNIIHALEAKTPKPRYYNTLATHLLGGFKRVLSTTMLDGILRKI, encoded by the coding sequence TTGAGTAAAAAAAGCATCTTAATCACGGGTTGTTCTAGCGGAATAGGCTACGATACAGCTCACTATCTTCATAATAATGGGTACAAAGTCTATGCAAGTGCTAGAGATGCTAAGGATGTTGAGAGACTTAAAAATGAGGGTTTAGATGCTTATAAACTTGATGTGACTTCTGCGGATGACATCTCAAGAGTTCTAAACGATATAACAAAAGACGGCTCTAAACTTTATGCAGTTTTTAACAATGCAGGATACGGACAACCCGGAGCTGTAGAGGACATAACAACTGAAGTTTTAAAAGAGCAGTTTGAGACTAACTTCTTTGGACTTCATGAACTAACACGTCAAAGCCTTAAAATAATGCGTAAACAAGGCTATGGAAGAATTATCCAGCACTCTTCAGTACTTGGCATCATCTCACTTCGTTTTCGAGGAGCATACAACGCTTCAAAATATGCCATAGAAGGACTATGTGACACACTTCGTCTTGAACTTATGGAAAGTGATATATATGTATGTACCATAAACACAGGTCCAGTTCGTTCAGACTTTAGAAAAAATGCCATTAAAAATTTTAAGAAAAATGTAGCATCTAAAGGTAGTATTTTTGAAAAAGAGTATGAAAAAGAACTGCTTAGTGTAAAAGAAAAAGATAGTGACTTTTTTACAAAAAACTCAGGTGTAGTTATAAAAAATATAATTCATGCACTAGAAGCCAAAACTCCAAAACCAAGATACTACAACACTCTGGCTACGCATCTGCTCGGTGGATTTAAAAGGGTTTTATCTACCACTATGTTAGATGGGATTTTGAGAAAGATTTAG
- a CDS encoding RNA methyltransferase — MQNSNDSQEYKDKKAYFEKIITLYGRNVVVEVLQDSHIEVHKLHLASSNKIDGAIKTILALAKTRNIDITYHEKNSLSRISKNAKQDQGVAIDIIAQSYKSAKEIKDMKSFRLIALDGIHNPQNLGMIIRSCAAGNVDGIILPKKSSAKISPLVIKASAGTLFKLPIYYCNTLDEILPDLKETSIYTLSSHAKTSIYDVEVTEKSIFVLGNESDGVSSEVQKLCNNSISIPMQRGVESLNVAVTASLLAFMK, encoded by the coding sequence TTGCAAAATTCTAACGACTCACAAGAATACAAAGACAAAAAAGCATATTTTGAAAAGATTATCACACTTTATGGAAGAAATGTAGTAGTTGAAGTTCTTCAAGACTCCCACATAGAAGTTCATAAACTTCATCTAGCATCTAGCAACAAAATAGATGGAGCTATAAAAACTATATTAGCCCTTGCAAAAACAAGAAATATAGATATAACTTACCATGAGAAAAACTCTCTAAGTCGCATAAGCAAAAACGCAAAACAAGACCAAGGCGTTGCCATAGATATCATCGCTCAATCTTACAAAAGTGCAAAAGAGATAAAAGATATGAAAAGTTTTAGACTTATAGCTCTTGATGGCATCCACAACCCTCAAAACCTTGGAATGATTATCCGCTCATGTGCGGCTGGAAATGTTGATGGCATCATACTTCCTAAAAAAAGCTCAGCAAAAATATCACCGCTTGTTATAAAAGCAAGTGCAGGAACACTCTTTAAACTCCCTATTTACTACTGTAATACTCTTGATGAAATCTTGCCAGACTTAAAAGAGACTAGCATCTACACTCTATCTTCACACGCAAAGACAAGCATCTATGATGTAGAGGTAACTGAAAAATCCATCTTCGTTTTAGGAAATGAGAGTGATGGAGTAAGCAGTGAAGTTCAAAAACTTTGCAACAACTCCATCAGCATCCCAATGCAAAGAGGTGTTGAGTCACTAAATGTCGCAGTAACTGCATCTCTTTTAGCTTTTATGAAGTAA
- a CDS encoding YaaA family protein yields the protein MLKVLFSPSEGKNSGGKELHKELLGSDKAREDILNEYNNIIKSADEEAIKNLFGFKKMSDCKAYINDIFDSSLMSAIERYQGVAYDYLDLNSLDAKQVEYLKQNTIIFSNLYGPILAGDAIANYKVKQGNDIGSITPDKFYKDRFTYQLDLYLSKDDILDLRAGYYDKFYKVTKPYTTLKFLKDGKTVSHWAKAYRGLILRELAKNNIKSMEEFMALEIDTLQIKEIKVIKNKTEIVYNIV from the coding sequence ATGCTAAAAGTACTATTTTCACCATCAGAGGGAAAAAATAGCGGAGGAAAAGAACTTCACAAAGAACTTCTAGGTTCAGATAAAGCAAGAGAAGATATATTAAATGAATACAACAACATAATCAAAAGTGCTGATGAAGAAGCTATAAAAAACCTCTTTGGTTTTAAAAAGATGAGCGATTGTAAAGCTTACATAAATGATATTTTTGATTCTTCTCTTATGTCTGCGATAGAGAGATATCAGGGTGTAGCTTATGATTATTTGGACCTCAATTCTTTAGATGCAAAGCAGGTTGAGTATCTTAAACAAAACACCATAATCTTCTCAAATCTTTATGGTCCAATTTTAGCTGGAGATGCTATTGCAAACTACAAAGTAAAACAAGGAAACGATATAGGAAGCATCACTCCAGATAAGTTTTACAAAGATAGATTCACTTATCAGTTGGATTTGTATTTAAGCAAAGATGACATTTTAGACCTTCGTGCAGGCTATTATGACAAGTTTTACAAAGTAACAAAGCCTTACACTACTCTAAAGTTTTTAAAAGATGGAAAAACTGTTAGCCATTGGGCTAAAGCATACAGAGGTTTAATCTTGAGAGAACTTGCAAAAAACAATATAAAATCCATGGAAGAGTTTATGGCTCTTGAGATTGACACACTTCAGATTAAAGAGATAAAAGTTATCAAAAACAAGACAGAAATTGTCTATAATATCGTATAA